TTGAAAAAGAGCTGCCAGGTTACGGAGAACTCTTTCGCCAACTCAGCTATCAGGAAATCGGGCCCGCTGCGATGCTAAGTCGAGCCGTCGGTGGGCTCCGCGGCTCCACCCTCCTCCTGACAATGCCAGGTTCACCCGCCGCCGTCAATTTGGCAATGGAACAGCTTATCCTCCCTGAACTTCGCCATTTGGTACAGCAAGCACACAGCTAACGCTAGCAACAGTCGCCGAGTCAGCGCAAATGCGAGGAAGTGATCTAGAGTTACGGTGCACGATGACGTATCGTTTCCGCCACCGGGAAACTGGGGGATCGTGGAAAAGGAGTGGAACGATGCGCAAACCGGTCATATTCTTGATTGGCGTCCTGGTCGCGGCAATCGGCTGGATCTTTTTGAAAAACTACAAGATGGACAGTCTGACTGAAGTGGCTGTCCTTTCAAAATCAACGGCTGAGACCGACCCAACAACGGCCGGCAGTCACATGGATGAACCGAAAAGTTCTCCGTTGAATTCGATCACTTCGACGGTGAAACAGTGGCTAAATCCAAGCCCCGATCCGTCGACATCCGTTGGGGGATCCAGTTTTGCCGGCAAGGCAGATCAAGTCATCCGAATTGCAACGTTCAACATCGATGCGTTCAATGAAACGAAATCACATAAACCGCGTGTGATGAACGTGCTGTCGCGAATCGCTCGGCAATTCGACGTGATCGCCATTCAGGAGATTCAGGCCGATGTCGACGACATCATTCCCCGACTCGTTGATTTGATGAACAAATCAGGCCAGCGTTACGATTACGCAATTGGTCCACGATTGGGACCTGTTGGTGCACAAGAACAGTACGCATTCATTTTTGATGGCCAATCGGTCCTATTAGATCGAGCGGAATTGTATACGGTCGATGACCAAGATGATCTTCTCTTGCGAGAACCCTTTGTTGGTTGGTTTCGCGCCGTAGGACCAGATAAAACCGAGGCCTTCACCTTCAGTCTCGTCAATATTCGTGTTGATCCGACCAATGCTGACACCGAGCGAAAGGTCCTGGATGATGTTGTCCACGCGGTCCGAGATGACGGTCGACAGGAAGACGATGTCATTATCCTAGGTGACTTCCGAGCTGCAGCGAGGGAACTCGGCGATTTGGATCAACTATCGGATGTAAGCTACGCCGTCAGCCAAATTCCCACCAATACGCATGGGGATCAATCATGGTCGAACATTGTGGTACAAAAGAATTCCACCATCGAATTCACAGGACGGGGAGGCGTTTTTGATTTCCTCCGAGAATACAACATGAATCTCGAAGAAGCGGCGGAAGTATCTGATCACCTTCCGGTTTGGGCGGAGTTTTCAATCTACGAAGGCGGCCAGGCAGGTCGAATTGCCGAACTTCCTGCGGGTGCTCCCAGCCAGGCTACGCTCAAACGCTAACTCCCTTGACGATCCCAAGGATTCTGCCAATCTCCCCATTCTCTGAGGTACTGCTGATAGGCGGGTGAACCGTCTGCATTCTTGCTTAGCCATTCTTTGGTTGTGGCAATGATTTCTTGCTCACGTTCTAAGCTTATTCGACCGGTCAATACGCAGCCCCGCAAGAAAACGAAGTAGGTGTCCAACACATCACATCGACAGTAGTCGTTGATCCGATCGAGCTCTCCTCGATCGTACATGTCCTGTACCATGTGACCCTGCACATCCATTTTCCCAGGTTTCCCAAGCAAGTGTGCAGCCAGATTCAGGCCCCCATTAAATCGTGTTGCACCAAAGTTACAAAGAAGATCCTGAAGATCAAGATGGGCATCCGTGTTGTAGCGATTTCGAGGTTGTTCCCAGGACCTTGCATTCTGAGTGAACCATTTCGGGACACCAACCCCATAGCGATACGCCGCCAACTCCATCAGTGGAATATCAAAGGTACGACCATTGAAGCTAACGAAAGTCGGTGCATCGTAACGCTCCCAACCCCGCCAAAAATGCTCTGCGATCACATGCGGTCTGAATTCGGGTTCGTCAAGCAGGACAATATCGTCGATCTCAAAGTCTTCCGTCACCTTCGCAATTACGACTGAGATGGGTATTTGAAAGGTATAAGGGATGAAATCCGAGTTTCGTTCCTCTATCAATTGCTGGCGGTATCGCTGGACAGCTTCCTGTGAACCGAGCGATTCATCGGGAAATCGCACCTGGGAAACCAACTCACCGTCCGCTACACTCTCGACATCGAAAACGAAATACTTCACTTTTCCAGAACTCACGTCAGCCTCCGCAAGTCGAAATTCAAGCTATTCACCCGGAGCTGTCAACGTATCAGTTTCTGCGATGAGCGGGTAGCGGTCGCATCGACTTGAAACAAGGGGAAATCGAATGAATACCGAACGACTTCTGGCACGATTCCTACGTTACGTAAGCGTCGATACGACTGCGAACGACACCACGGATGATTATCCGAGTAGCGAAGGTCAATTCGAACTTGGCCGTCTGCTTGTCGACGAACTCAAACAGATGGGAATTCATGAAGTCTCTCAAAACGATCGGGGGATCGTCCTCGCCACCATGCCCGGCAACACGAAGCACGAGGCTCCCACTGTCGTGCTAAATTCGCACCTGGATACGTCCCCGGAAACAACGGGAAAAAACGTAAACCCGCAAGTGATTCGTGATTATCGTGGCGGGGATATCGCCTTACCTAACGAGCAAAATCAGATCATTCGCGTCGCCGAAAACCCCGAACTAAATCAACTAATCGGCTGTACTTTGATCACAACAGATGGGACAACACTCCTGGGAGGCGACGATAAGGCCGGATTAGCGATCATCATGGAATCGATCCAATCACTGGGCGAACAACCCGATATCCTGCACGGGCCAATCCGAGTTGCCTTCACCTGTGATGAAGAGATTGGACGAGGAGTCGATCATGTCGACGTCCCCAGCTTGAACGCCGCAGCCTGCTACACTCTCGATGGCCCCGGAGCGGGTCGAATTGACGTTGAAACATTTTCAGCCGATCTGGCCACCATCACCATTCGTGGCATCAACATTCACCCATCCATTGCGAAAGGCAGGATGGTCAATGCGATCAAAGCAGGAGCCGCCTTGATCGATCGCCTGCCCAGCACACACCTTTCACCAGAAACAACCAGCGAACGTGAGGGCTTCTTACACCCGTACAGCTTTGATGGAGGGGTGGGAGAAGTGACCCTTCGTATCCTGATCCGAGATTTTGACACTCCCAAGCTATCAGCGCATGCTGCCATGCTGAACAAACTTGCCGAAGAAGTGAAACGCGAATTCCCCGGCACCGAATTCGATCTCCAACTCTCCGCCCAATATCGAAATCTCGCGGATGGACTCGCAATCGAACCCCGTGCTGCCGGATTTGCCGAAGAGGCATTTCGACGACTTAACCTACCATGCCAACGATCCATCATTCGTGGGGGAACCGATGGATCACGATTCACCGAACTTGGCCTGCCAACACCGAATTTGTCTTCCGGCCAACACAATCCTCACTCGATCTTGGAATGGGCCTGCTTGGATGAAATGGCGCAAGCTGTTCAGGTCAATCTTGAGCTGTTTCAAGTGTGGGCGGAAACCCAAGCGGAACCTAAAAAATAAGGCTCGGAACGCCCTATCACGCGGTTTCCGCTAGCATCATCTGCTGGCAGCCGGAATCGCAACGTTTGAAGTTGAAATCAATTATCAGTGAATTAACAGATTCAGCTAGCCGACTTACTCAATAGGAAACCGTGCGCGGCTTTGAGGTCGAGGAACGATTTACGAAGCCACAATCCCTTTTGCCGTTACCTGAATCTTTGATTCGAAACGGCATCGGCATCACGAATTCGCAAAAGGATAACGTGACTCGTGAGATTTAGCATTATTGTACCCGCCCTTGGTCCGCAATCCGAATTCGACAACACGCTGGTTTCCGTCTTGGAAAATCGGCCTGACTCTGCAGAAGTTGTCGTGCCGCACACCAAGGAATACCAAGACCCCTACAACCTGTCCGACGAAGTCCGATTTGTGGAAGCCAGCAGCGATCTGCCGCTGCATCTGCTAAATGTGGGAATTGAAGCGAGCCAAGGGGCTCTGATTCATTCTCTGCAAACCGGTATGGAAGCGACCCCCGGTTGGACACAGTCCGTACTGGAACGTTTTGATGCTGACCCGGAATCAGCCGCGCTGACTCCATCCATTCAAGACGATAGCAGAGCCCTCATCGCTGGCATTCGCTATCAAGCGGGGGGCACTGGCAAACCAGTCCGGGTAAAACGTCGCCAAACCGCCAAGCCGGATGCACCCTGCATCGAGGCAGGATTTTTCCGTGCCTCAACGCTCGCTGCCATCGGGCCCTTTGACGAAAAACTCGGCATCCACCACGCCAACGCTGATACGGCAGCTCGTCTCAAACGTCTCGACCTGAAAACGGCCCATGTCCCGGATTGTATGATTCGAGGCTCCGTCCCATCGCGACCCACTGGCTTTCGGTCGAGCCAACAACTCGAACGTGTTTACCATCGTCATCGTCGCGCGATGGGAAGTACTGTCACACTTCAACATCTGTTCACCGTTGCCACAAATGTAACGCGTCACGTTCCATCGTTGGGAGTTGTCACCGCAATGTTCGGACACTGCCTCGGCAACATTCAATCACGGTTGAATCAAAGTACAAGCTGGGATCCAAACGATCAACAGTCGGCAATCATCCCCTTTCCCGAGCAGGTGGACCGATCGGATTCAGATCGCTACTACCGACGTAGCGCCTGACAACCGGTCCAAACGAGCTTCTCGGAATCACAGCGGCGATACCGTTCAAAAAAAAAGCCCACCAAAGTGGGCTACTTCAAAAGGTCAGCCTCTCGCTGACCTTTCTGTTTTTAAACCGCTGCGGCTTAAGACGGTATGGCCTCGAACGAAGGAGTCACTTGCGTCGGATGGGCAGCGTCCTCCCGTGTGGCGATCGGCGTTGGAATTCCATTTTGCTTCTCAGGGAAGCAAAGCTCCTTCATCCCATAGAACAGTCTCAGTTCGGGATTGTCGCCTAAGGCACTCAACCGATTTGTTAACTCGTCGAGCATTCGCTTGCCTTCCGGCCAACGAACATTCATCACTTTGCCGCCGTCATCCAATAGTTGGTAGACACGAGCACGCGTCACGCCCAGCGAGCGAGCCTGCGCCCGAACACTCGTCGGTTCACCGTTGAACCCCAAACGTTCCATCGCTAGGCGATGAACCGTTGGCCCCGAGTCTACTTGGAGTTGCTGCAAAAGCGGGCTCACAAATTGATCACGAAGCTGGTCGATTGCCGGACAGGATGGGTCCTTCAACTGAGCCGATACCCAATCATGAACCTGCAAAATGTTGACTGGAGTCAGCAAACGCCGCAGATTATCGCTCTTCTCTGCCTTGTTTAGCGTTTGATAAACACTGTGAAAAACCTCCAACACACAACGTACCCGCTTCTCGCCGTGCGTACGCAACCGACGAATCTCTGCGACCGTGTGGTCCAAGTACTGACTTAGTGGCGTGTGCCAGATGACTGTCGGAAGATTTTGGAGTGAAGGCGCGAGTCGACCAAGTTTCTCATTGCCAACTTCGTAATCCCGCACGCCTTCCCGCCACTGACTCCACAACGCCTCTGAGACAATCGACGGATCAAATTTCAGCCCACCATTCGTTTCGGCCCCTCCTTGCAAGGAAGCGTCTCCCAAAAGCGAAGCTTCAAACGAAACGGCTGGCGGTTGATCTTTGGTCGCCCGATGCAAGAGCTTGACTAAAGAACCTATCTTCTTTTCGCCAATGCCCGGAGTTGCCGACAGCTCGTCGAAGGGAGTCGCTAGAAGATCCCCCAAGGTTCTGCCGAGAAACGCCAGCGGTAGCCGGCGGTCGTTGGGAAGCACCCAATAACCCAGCGGCTTCGATAAGCGGTCCGTGTACCGCTCCTCCAGCAGCGTTCGTCGTACATCTTCGTAACTCGTGTCCAGTTTGCACTCATCTGTAGTTGTCATATTATCCATGCCTACTCGTCTCCCGTTCCCGCCCCTTGGCGTCAAGTGGCTCGCAAGTTGCAAAACACTTCGATGATCCTAGTCTACTAAAAAACGCCACAGTATTAATAAAAAACGTCGTTCGCTCGACCGCGTTACGTTGGTGGGGTCAAATTCTTGAAACAAATCTACCGGCTCTCATGGGGGCAAGCTCGAAGCGTTAGGGGGGTAAATCTGTTATTGCTTTGTCGAGTTATTCTTAGGAGTGGCCCTAGGAACGTCAAGCATCTTTCGTTGCGGTTATGACACCTTTAGTCCGCTCTTATCAACCAATCTCCCCACCCCATCAATACCTACAAACCCCTTATCAACAATGAGTTACGTTCCTTTTACGAAACAAAGACAAAAACGTCCACTAAAATGACAAGGATTTTTATTTACGCAATTTCCACGTCAATAAATCGTTATTTTCTACTTCCCACTTGGTTACATGTGATTTACTAATCACGAACAAGGGTATCGAATCAACGAAGCTTTCAACCTTCCCAGGTTGCGCCCTATTCCAAACCCGTAAACTGAACGTAAGCTCGAGAATTCCCCCTCTGCCGATTCAGGAATAAATGCTACTAAATCCCTGCGACTGCCAACCCATGAAGCCAACCCGCCGACGAGCCAACGAGCCAGCCATCGTCGACAAAATACCCCGATCAAGCGAAGCTTTCATTCTGAGAGGACCATCAACCGTGAATGCTGGGGACCCGACACGATGGCTGACCTAATCGCTCAGGGGCCCAATCGATCCGATCGCTGGCGCCGCCCCCTTCCGACGAATGAGCCGATCATGCTGGGGCGAGGCCAAGATGCCTGGAAAGTGGCTTGGGATAATCGCATTTCCCGTCAGCACGCGAAACTGTGCTGGAAATATTCGGCACTTCAGGTTGAGGCAATTCCCGACCGTCCCAATCCCATCTTTTTTCATGGCGAGCCCGCTAGTCGATTCAGCATCCGTCAGGGGGAGCACTTTGTGATTGGCGCGACAACTTTCACCGTCGTGGATGCCGCAATCAATGTAACAATCGACATTCCACGTCCTGTCACCCAACAGACTTTCAGTCCCGACTACTTACGCCGAATCGACTTTCGGCACGCACGTCAACAAATTGAGGCGTTGAGTCGCCTACCAGAAATTATTGCAGGTGCGGTGACCGACCAGGAACTCTGTGCACGGCTCGTCAATCTGCTGTTGACGGGCGTTACCTCCGCAAAGGCAGTTGCCGTCGTCCGCGCTCCTTCCGATCAAGATCCTCCCGAACAAATCGAAGTATTGCATTGGGATCGAACTGAAGACATCGAACACAGCTTCCAGCCCTGTGGTCATTTAATCCGAGAGGCAATCCAAGCCAAACAGAGTGTCGTCTATCTTTGGCGTGGACAAGCTTCTGCTGACGAGCAGCGGAGCGTCAAAGAATTTGACTGGGCTTTTTGCATACCTGTTCCCGGTGACAGCTGTTCCAATTGGGCGATCTACGTCGCTGGAAACACGGCGGAAAGCGAGCGATCATCGATCACGCCCGATGACTTTCAAGACTCGCTGAAGTTTGTCGAGCTACTGGCTACGACCGTGGGCAGCGTCTGTGATGTGCGTTTATTGCAGCGCCGCACCGCATCGCTTTCTCATTTTTTTTCGCCACCCGTTCGAGATGCATTAGCCAACTCGGATCCAGAATTGACGCTTGCACCGCGTGAAGCGGACGTCGCTGTTCTGTTTTGCGACCTGCGCGGGTTCTCACGGGAGTCTGAACGGGCGGCTGACGATTTATTCGGACTGCTGGAACGCGTCAGTGGATCGTTAGGCATTATGACTCGGCAAATCCTCGACCACGGTGGGGTGATCGGCGACTTTCATGGTGACGCAGCGATGGGATTCTGGGGTTGGCCCTGGCCGCAAACCGACGCAATCTCACAAGCTTGCTTGGCCGCCATTCAGATACGTGCTGCTTTCGAGGTTGCCGCTTCACATGACGAGCACAGGATGTCAGGATTCCGGGTGGGCATGGGCCTGGCCACGGGACGGGCAGTCGCGGGAAAAATTGGCACCATCGACCAGGTAAAAGTAACGGTCTTTGGCCCAGTCGTGAACACAGCGGCCCGCTTGGAAGGCATGACGCGTCAATTCGGCAATGTCATTCTCATCGATGCCAAAACGGCGTCCGAGGCACGCACTCATTTCCCGACGGATGTCGCTCGAATTCGTCGCCTGGCCGAATTCCGACCGTACGGGATGGAATCCACCGTCGAGGTCTTCGAACTGCAACCTGCCAATAGTTTCGACTCATTTGAAGATAGCTACAGCCGTGGCATGGCTGCATTTGAACACGGTGACTGGGAGCAGGCGAAGGAGTTATTGGAAACAGTCAGCGATGTGGATCCGGCACGAAACTACTTCCTTGATTTCATGGCCCAGCAGGCATTCACACCGCCTCCGAACTGGGATGGTGTTATTCCGTTGAACAGCAAATAACAACTAGTCTGCAATCGATTTAGTGGAGTGATCAATCAACGGCGTTAAGTGGGCTGCCACACAATCGGGTAAAACGTCCGTGTTATACCCACCCTCCAATACGCTTACGATTCGGCCTTCACAATGCGAGTTGGCGATTTCTAAGACGAGGCGCGTTAATTTGTGAAAGTCCTCGGTTTCAAGACCAAGCGTCCCCAAGGGATCTAAGTGGTGCGCATCAAATCCAGCGCTAACCAAAACCAGATCCGGTTTCAGCTCATCAGCGAATCGCCCCAGCTCCAGAGAAAATTGTTTGAAATAAGCATCTCGTTGAGTCCCAAATTCGATCGGCAGATTCTTGGTGAATCCCAATCCGGATCCGCGACCGGTCTCATCGGCCGCGCCAGTCCCAGGATAGAAAGGCCAGCGATGAATTGATAGGAATCCCACCTGCTCATCCGCGTAAAACACATCTTGCGTCCCGTTACCGTGGTGCACGTCCCAATCGACGATCAGTACGCGGTCGACATTCAATTTTCGGGTCGCTAATCGGGCAGCAATCGCAACGTTGTTAAACAGACAAAAACCCATCGAACCTTGGGGATTTGCATGATGTCCAGGTGGACGGACCAGACAGAGAGCTGCTCGATCGGCCCCCGCCACGACCTGCCGCACCGCGTCACAGACTGCTCCAGCGGCATGAAGAGCGACATCAAAGGACGATTCGCTGACCATCGTATCCGATTCAATGCGACCACCACCCTGCTGGACAAAAGCTTGAACATGGTTGATATGGTCGGCCGAATGCACCGACTCAAGCTCT
This region of Pirellulaceae bacterium genomic DNA includes:
- a CDS encoding endonuclease/exonuclease/phosphatase family protein; protein product: MRKPVIFLIGVLVAAIGWIFLKNYKMDSLTEVAVLSKSTAETDPTTAGSHMDEPKSSPLNSITSTVKQWLNPSPDPSTSVGGSSFAGKADQVIRIATFNIDAFNETKSHKPRVMNVLSRIARQFDVIAIQEIQADVDDIIPRLVDLMNKSGQRYDYAIGPRLGPVGAQEQYAFIFDGQSVLLDRAELYTVDDQDDLLLREPFVGWFRAVGPDKTEAFTFSLVNIRVDPTNADTERKVLDDVVHAVRDDGRQEDDVIILGDFRAAARELGDLDQLSDVSYAVSQIPTNTHGDQSWSNIVVQKNSTIEFTGRGGVFDFLREYNMNLEEAAEVSDHLPVWAEFSIYEGGQAGRIAELPAGAPSQATLKR
- a CDS encoding 3'-5' exonuclease, with product MSSGKVKYFVFDVESVADGELVSQVRFPDESLGSQEAVQRYRQQLIEERNSDFIPYTFQIPISVVIAKVTEDFEIDDIVLLDEPEFRPHVIAEHFWRGWERYDAPTFVSFNGRTFDIPLMELAAYRYGVGVPKWFTQNARSWEQPRNRYNTDAHLDLQDLLCNFGATRFNGGLNLAAHLLGKPGKMDVQGHMVQDMYDRGELDRINDYCRCDVLDTYFVFLRGCVLTGRISLEREQEIIATTKEWLSKNADGSPAYQQYLREWGDWQNPWDRQGS
- the pepT gene encoding peptidase T, whose protein sequence is MNTERLLARFLRYVSVDTTANDTTDDYPSSEGQFELGRLLVDELKQMGIHEVSQNDRGIVLATMPGNTKHEAPTVVLNSHLDTSPETTGKNVNPQVIRDYRGGDIALPNEQNQIIRVAENPELNQLIGCTLITTDGTTLLGGDDKAGLAIIMESIQSLGEQPDILHGPIRVAFTCDEEIGRGVDHVDVPSLNAAACYTLDGPGAGRIDVETFSADLATITIRGINIHPSIAKGRMVNAIKAGAALIDRLPSTHLSPETTSEREGFLHPYSFDGGVGEVTLRILIRDFDTPKLSAHAAMLNKLAEEVKREFPGTEFDLQLSAQYRNLADGLAIEPRAAGFAEEAFRRLNLPCQRSIIRGGTDGSRFTELGLPTPNLSSGQHNPHSILEWACLDEMAQAVQVNLELFQVWAETQAEPKK
- a CDS encoding adenylate/guanylate cyclase domain-containing protein, with translation MADLIAQGPNRSDRWRRPLPTNEPIMLGRGQDAWKVAWDNRISRQHAKLCWKYSALQVEAIPDRPNPIFFHGEPASRFSIRQGEHFVIGATTFTVVDAAINVTIDIPRPVTQQTFSPDYLRRIDFRHARQQIEALSRLPEIIAGAVTDQELCARLVNLLLTGVTSAKAVAVVRAPSDQDPPEQIEVLHWDRTEDIEHSFQPCGHLIREAIQAKQSVVYLWRGQASADEQRSVKEFDWAFCIPVPGDSCSNWAIYVAGNTAESERSSITPDDFQDSLKFVELLATTVGSVCDVRLLQRRTASLSHFFSPPVRDALANSDPELTLAPREADVAVLFCDLRGFSRESERAADDLFGLLERVSGSLGIMTRQILDHGGVIGDFHGDAAMGFWGWPWPQTDAISQACLAAIQIRAAFEVAASHDEHRMSGFRVGMGLATGRAVAGKIGTIDQVKVTVFGPVVNTAARLEGMTRQFGNVILIDAKTASEARTHFPTDVARIRRLAEFRPYGMESTVEVFELQPANSFDSFEDSYSRGMAAFEHGDWEQAKELLETVSDVDPARNYFLDFMAQQAFTPPPNWDGVIPLNSK
- a CDS encoding histone deacetylase, with the translated sequence MALLYYDEFFLKHDTGSHPESVRRLESVFSHLVASGFAGQCRQLPVRPASITELESVHSADHINHVQAFVQQGGGRIESDTMVSESSFDVALHAAGAVCDAVRQVVAGADRAALCLVRPPGHHANPQGSMGFCLFNNVAIAARLATRKLNVDRVLIVDWDVHHGNGTQDVFYADEQVGFLSIHRWPFYPGTGAADETGRGSGLGFTKNLPIEFGTQRDAYFKQFSLELGRFADELKPDLVLVSAGFDAHHLDPLGTLGLETEDFHKLTRLVLEIANSHCEGRIVSVLEGGYNTDVLPDCVAAHLTPLIDHSTKSIAD